One Solanum lycopersicum chromosome 2, SLM_r2.1 genomic region harbors:
- the LOC104645868 gene encoding uncharacterized protein, translating into MAQFRISFSWFNLLSLLLINVYVLGVFSLSLDGNDDYISAVGDSGMRRDGLRVAIEALNQCNEVGEETPKMGSPRAADCFDVQNKASAQQQNPNRLLQHKVTEEDNKLGIGKSFPGLTKRALNNVDLYAAEKEVYLGSKCQVDDKPNPWQFWTIRLKSGNMDTRAGKCPKNGHKVGPFDPSGEFECFGKGCMNQPLMYHNYTTLQGTTLKGEFHGTWDLNAGSSANMNTSFYSIRWQKELGKGWIFYHVLRTSTKYPWLMLYLRSDATSGFSGGYHYQTRGMSKIIPESPNFKVKFRLAVLQGGGPHSQFYLMDIGSCWKNNGKPCDGDVTSDVTRYSEMILNPETPSWCNPDDFSLCPPYHTFPNGTKVHRSDKSRYPYEAYHMYCTPGNGEHVEQPSIPCDPYSNPQPQEILQILPHPVWGEYGYPTEKGQGWIGDPTTWELDVGRLSQSLYFYQDPGTAPAKRKWSSIGLGAEIFRDANQVAEWTVSDFDILVRLYKN; encoded by the exons ATGGCTCAATTTAGAATTTCATTTTCTTGGTTCAATTTGCTTTCTCTTTTGCTAATCAATGTGTATGTTTTGGGGGTTTTCTCCTTAAGTCTTGATGGAAATGATGACTACATTTCAGCTGTTGGAGATTCAGGGATGCGACGCGACGGGCTAAGAGTGGCCATAGAGGCATTAAATCAATGCAATGAGGTTGGAGAAGAAACCCCAAAAATGGGAAGCCCAAGGGCTGCTGATTGCTTTGATGTTCAAAACAAAGCCTCTGCTCAGCAACAGA ATCCAAACAGGCTGCTACAACATAAAGTGACTGAGGAAGATAACAAGTTAGGCATAGGAAAATCATTTCCAGGACTGACGAAACGAGCGTTGAACAACGTAGACCTTTATGCAGCAGAGAAAGAAGTATACTTGGGATCAAAATGTCAAGTTGATGACAAGCCAAATCCATGGCAATTCTGGACGATCAGGCTTAAGAGTGGTAACATGGATACTCGTGCTGGTAAATGCCCGAAAAATGGACACAAAGTAGGTCCATTCGATCCTTCTGGCGAATTTGAATGTTTTGGCAAAGGATGTATGAATCAGCCATTGATGTACCACAATTACACAACTTTACAAGGGACAACCCTTAAAGGGGAATTTCATGGAACATGGGATTTGAATGCTGGTTCGAGTGCAAACATGAACACCTCTTTTTATTCTATACGATGGCAGAAAGAACTAGGCAAAGGCTGgattttttatcatgttttaagGACCTCAACAAAGTATCCTTGGTTAATGCTCTACTTAAGATCAGATGCCACTTCTGGTTTTTCTGGTGGATATCATTATCAAACTAGGGGAATGTCAAAAATT ATACCAGAATCACCAAATTTTAAGGTAAAATTCAGATTAGCTGTGCTGCAAGGTGGAGGTCCTCATAGCCAATTTTATCTGATGGACATAGGGAGTTGTTGGAAGAACAATGGAAAACCTTGTGATGGAGATGTGACTTCAGATGTAACAAGATACAGTGAAATGATCCTGAATCCAGAAACACCATCCTGGTGCAACCCAGATGACTTTAGTTTGTGTCCTCCATACCACACATTTCCAAATGGAACAAAAGTTCATCGATCCGACAAGTCTCGTTATCCCTATGAGGCTTACCATATGTATTGTACACCAGGGAATGGGGAGCATGTTGAGCAGCCTAGTATACCATGTGATCCTTATAGCAATCCTCAACCTCAGGAGATTTTACAGATTTTGCCACATCCTGTTTGGGGTGAATATGGTTATCCTACTGAGAAAGGACAAGGTTGGATTGGTGATCCAACAACTTGGGAGCTTGATGTTGGGAGGCTGTCACAATCCCTTTATTTTTACCAG GATCCAGGCACTGCACCAGCGAAGAGGAAGTGGAGTTCAATTGGTTTGGGAGCTGAAATATTTAGAGATGCTAATCAAGTGGCAGAATGGACTGTTAGTGATTTTGACATTCTTGTACGGTTGTACAAGAATTAG
- the LOC104646049 gene encoding heat stress transcription factor A-7a-like, whose amino-acid sequence MEINIQENGGKGGRGRRGGGAVGRGRPRLTGLRGNSPPPFLVKTYEMVDDPETDPLVHWTSSKTTFLITDPNKFCVEVLPKYFKHSNLSSFIYQLNNYRFRKVCSYKCEYGNPWFRAGKKHWLKNIKSRIQLSKENNTQQGSHSPRVDLVSNNLEEELEKLRNDHISLRVELQKLKDGQENMRSFFPMLPGCGKEKEIRNIMKLLLEKSEVRGDSSSDDTTKRTRLVESPDRVAGSVQDGIGQTSNSAGGSVSSNEKQKEEATARNAKNREFWEKLFEDESESKNEGAEESEQELNRLKAMAKIEEMVESKIAMEGESLIAKAAASLNDETEAYLQLWT is encoded by the exons ATGGAGATTAACATTCAAGAAAATGGTGGAAAgggaggaagaggaagaagaggaggaggagcTGTTGGTCGAGGCCGGCCGAGGCTTACCGGATTACGAGGAAACTCTCCACCACCTTTTCTAGTGAAGACATATGAAATGGTGGATGATCCTGAAACTGATCCTTTGGTACATTGGACTTCTAGCAAAACTACTTTTCTTATCACTGATCCTAACAAGTTTTGTGTTGAAGTTCTTCCAAAGTACTTCAAACATAGCAATTTATCTAGCTTCATTTACCAGCTCAATAACTAT CGCTTTAGGAAGGTCTGTTCTTACAAATGTGAGTATGGAAATCCATGGTTTCGGGCTGGGAAGAAGCACTGgctgaaaaatatcaaaagtagGATTCAACTATCCAAGGAGAACAACACACAGCAAGGTTCGCATAGTCCTCGTGTTGATCTGGTGAGCAATAATCTGGAAGAAGAGCTGGAGAAGTTGAGGAATGATCACATTAGTCTGAGGGTAGAACTTCAGAAGTTGAAAGATGGACAAGAAAACATGAGATCTTTCTTTCCTATGTTGCCAGGATGCGgtaaggaaaaagaaattaggAATATTATGAAGTTACTTCTTGAGAAATCTGAAGTCAGAGGAGACTCTAGCAGCGATGACACCACAAAGAGGACACGATTGGTGGAGTCACCAGATCGTGTGGCTGGCTCTGTCCAGGATGGGATTGGACAGACATCAAACTCTGCTGGTGGCTCCGTAAGTTCCAATgaaaaacagaaagaagaaGCAACTGCTCGAAATGCTAAGAATCGTGAGTTTTGGGAGAAACTGTTTGAAGATGAGTCAGAGTCGAAAAATGAAGGAGCAGAGGAGTCTGAGCAGGAACTGAATCGTTTGAAGGCTATGGCAAAGATTGAGGAGATGGTAGAAAGCAAGATTGCTATGGAAGGAGAATCTTTGATTGCAAAGGCTGCTGCTAGTTTAAATGATGAGACGGAGGCTTATCTTCAACTATGGACCTA G
- the LOC104645867 gene encoding cold-responsive protein kinase 1-like — protein sequence MYFKFLVRGERDSFDESYVKAVNGTLALYISSTEPNEPNAVFSRPSRMKYLRYDYDGHLRAYTEGSDQTNDLLVDFIGLCDYPTACGSLELCSNGICSCPGPFIKSNDRENNGCVEASPVECDGKSSHRMDRASDVYYFNYVDTDAAALRGTDEESCQELCLKNCSCKVVLFRYFINFSSGDCYLPSPVLSLINDGKGRRVYESSAFIKLPNDAEKGKSTATRRISIIAGLTGGTVLLIALTVGILIAFNRKHTLQDNIDDYSGEISGLVRFSYEQLKMATGNFQKKLGQGGFGLVYEGVLRDGQKVAVKVLDGFGQGKKEFLAEIQTIGSIHHVNLVRLIGVCAEKEHTILVYDFMSNGSLDKWIFGTTSTQFSIDWQIRRKIIHDIAKGLAYLHEECMQRIVHLDVKPQNILLDENLCAKVSDFGLAKLVDKDQSHIVTRIRGTPGYLAPEWCSAFITEKADVYSFGIVAIEILCGRKNVDYSHSLEHPHLLSLFMEKAENNQLIEMIGNYSDDPQCNTSEVIHMMKLAVWCLQNDFTLRPSMSMVVKVIEGTMDIESHLDYTVPNSQTIAAIKRVADTTTNLFPSILSGPR from the coding sequence ATGTATTTTAAGTTTTTGGTCAGGGGAGAAAGGGATAGCTTTGATGAAAGTTATGTCAAAGCAGTGAATGGTACTCTTGCCTTGTACATATCCTCAACCGAGCCGAATGAGCCAAATGCTGTGTTCTCAAGACCTTCTAGGATGAAATATTTGAGATATGATTATGATGGACATCTTCGAGCCTACACCGAGGGAAGTGATCAGACAAACGATCTTTTGGTAGATTTCATCGGGCTTTGTGATTACCCCACAGCTTGTGGCAGTTTGGAGCTTTGCTCAAATGGAATTTGTTCTTGTCCAGGTCCTTTCATAAAAAGTAATGATCGAGAAAACAACGGATGTGTGGAAGCTAGTCCGGTGGAATGTGATGGAAAAAGTTCCCACAGAATGGACCGTGCTTCGGATGTCTATTACTTTAACTATGTCGACACTGATGCAGCAGCTCTGAGAGGAACAGATGAGGAAAGTTGCCAAGAGTTGTGCTTGAAGAACTGCTCTTGTAAAGTAGTTCTCTTCCGGTATTTCATTAACTTTTCAAGTGGTGACTGCTATTTACCCTCTCCTGTTCTTTCACTTATAAATGATGGAAAGGGAAGAAGGGTCTATGAATCATCTGCATTCATCAAATTACCAAATGATGCAGAAAAAGGTAAGTCTACAGCTACAAGAAGAATTAGCATTATAGCTGGATTGACTGGTGGAACAGTTCTTCTGATAGCATTAACTGTTGGCATCTTGATTGCTTTCAACAGAAAACACACATTACAAGATAATATTGATGATTACTCGGGGGAGATATCTGGTCTTGTAAGATTTTCTTATGAACAGCTGAAGATGGCAACTGGGAATTTCCAGAAAAAGCTTGGTCAGGGAGGTTTCGGCTTAGTTTATGAAGGAGTTCTTCGAGATGGTCAGAAAGTAGCAGTGAAGGTTCTTGATGGTTTTGGCCAAGGAAAGAAGGAATTCTTGGCAGAAATTCAGACCATAGGAAGCATCCATCATGTTAATCTTGTTAGACTAATTGGAGTTTGTGCTGAGAAAGAGCACACAATATTAGTTTATGATTTCATGAGTAATGGATCATTGGATAAATGGATTTTTGGCACAACCTCTACTCAATTCAGTATTGATTggcaaataagaagaaaaatcatccatgatATAGCAAAAGGATTGGCTTATCTTCATGAAGAATGTATGCAAAGAATAGTGCACTTAGACGTTAAGCCACAGAACATTCTGCTTGACGAGAATCTTTGTGCAAAAGTATCTGATTTTGGCCTGGCCAAGTTGGTGGATAAGGATCAGAGCCATATAGTGACCAGAATTAGGGGAACCCCTGGATACTTGGCTCCTGAATGGTGTAGTGCATTCATTACAGAAAAAGCAGATGTCTACAGCTTTGGAATTGTTGCAATAGAGATCCTTTGTGGACGCAAGAACGTGGACTATTCACACTCACTGGAACATCCACATTTGCttagcttgtttatggaaaaAGCCGAAAACAATCAGCTCATCGAAATGATTGGAAACTACAGCGATGATCCGCAATGCAATACATCAGAAGTTATTCATATGATGAAGCTTGCTGTCTGGTGCTTACAGAATGATTTTACTCTGAGGCCTTCCATGTCAATGGTGGTTAAAGTGATCGAGGGGACAATGGATATTGAATCTCATTTAGACTATACTGTTCCAAATTCACAAACAATTGCAGCAATCAAAAGAGTGGCAGACACCACGACAAACTTGtttccttcaattctttcaggACCTAGGTAA
- the LOC104645866 gene encoding EP1-like glycoprotein 2, giving the protein MAIPSFKHLLMFWIIVLLEYLTLAQFPDYHSVKIPTTWINSNVSSINVTKPLTWPFYSFNQSSGPFMRILMLKDIEKDMGYACGFASNGEDDAFVFSIGIVRLRQDFLGAQRWTDLELVWFANRNHPIHENGTLQLLQDGDLVLKDVDGTLVWSTGTANKFVSGIKMMETGNLVLHDMYNQSVWQSFDHPTDALLPGQKLRAGQRLAARVSSSNWS; this is encoded by the coding sequence ATGGCTATACCCTCTTTCAAACATTTGTTGATGTTTTGGATCATTGTGCTCCTTGAGTACCTTACTTTGGCTCAATTTCCTGATTATCACTCGGTGAAAATACCCACAACGTGGATAAACAGTAATGTATCGTCTATCAATGTTACAAAGCCCTTGACATGGCCTTTTTACTCATTCAATCAATCATCTGGACCTTTCATGCGAATTCTGATGCTCAAAGATATAGAAAAGGACATGGGATATGCTTGTGGTTTTGCTTCAAATGGAGAGGATGATGCCTTTGTGTTTTCCATTGGAATTGTACGTCTTCGTCAGGACTTTCTAGGAGCTCAGCGCTGGACTGACCTTGAGCTGGTCTGGTTTGCAAACAGAAACCATCCAATTCATGAAAATGGAACGCTGCAATTGCTGCAAGATGGAGATTTAGTGTTAAAAGATGTGGATGGAACTCTTGTATGGTCTACAGGCACCGCGAATAAGTTTGTTTCGGGCATTAAGATGATGGAGACTGGGAATCTTGTGCTTCATGACATGTATAATCAGTCTGTCTGGCAGTCTTTTGATCATCCAACAGATGCACTGCTTCCAGGTCAGAAATTAAGGGCTGGTCAAAGACTTGCGGCTAGAGTTTCTTCGTCCAATTGGAGTTAA
- the LOC101245319 gene encoding U-box domain-containing protein 17, giving the protein MASAAIFSSLRRQRSPTLEAFLAPVDLTDVGLLQTLTALSSELISAYSGKRLPFYQRKNCKSLLRKIQVFSVLLECLLENKKNRSSGSSDLPFTAFLCFKELYLLLYRSKILLDYCSYSSKLWLLLQNHSISGHFHDLNQEISTLLDVFPLKDLKNLSEDVREQVELLKKQARKSQLFVDKYDEMLRLKLFSFLNEFENGGVPDYAQLYSFFVEKLGICNPRSCRVEIEFLEEQIVNHEGDIEPTSSVLNGFVALMRYCRFLLFGFEEDDMGLRLGKHKKPKRGLISQEIAETFISVPKDFCCPISLDLMRDPVIVATGQTYDRASISRWMEEGHCTCPKTGQLLDHTRLVPNRALRNLIMHWCAARKIPYDPLESGDPCVECFPSASPSRAALEANKATAALLIKQLESGTQIAKTIAAQEIRLLAKTGKENRAYIAEAGAIPHLKNLLSSPDAVAQENSVTAMLNLSIFDKNKGRIIDEVGCLALIVGVLRFGHTTEARENAAATLFSLSAVHDYKRQIAKEDGAVEALAGLLREGSPRGKKDAVTALFNLSTHTDNCARMIESGAVTALVGALGSEGVAEEAAGALALIVRQQVGATAVGNEEMAVAGLIAMMRCGTPRGKENAVAALLELCRGGGAAATERVLKAPSLASLLQTLLFTGTKRARRKAASLARVFQRCEHAAVHYSGFGVGYAFAGNSAAARDSTFPGDVSVSMSISVPVL; this is encoded by the coding sequence ATGGCATCTGCTGCAATTTTCTCATCGTTGAGAAGACAAAGGTCGCCGACACTGGAAGCGTTCTTGGCGCCGGTGGATCTGACAGATGTTGGGTTGTTGCAAACTTTAACGGCGTTATCTTCTGAGCTGATTTCTGCATATTCAGGTAAAAGGCTGCCGTTTTATCAGCGGAAGAATTGTAAGTCTTTGTTAAGGAAAATTCAAGTATTTTCTGTTCTCTTGGAGTGTCTTCTTGagaataaaaagaacagaagtAGTGGTTCTTCAGATTTGCCGTTTACAGCTTTTTTGTGCTTCAAGGAGTTGTATTTATTGCTTTACCGGTCGAAAATCTTGCTTGATTATTGCTCTTATTCAAGTAAGTTGTGGCTGTTGCTACAAAACCATTCGATTTCAGGTCATTTCCATGATTTGAACCAAGAAATCTCGACCCTTTTGGATGTTTTCCCCTTAAaggatttaaaaaatttatctgAAGATGTTAGGGAACAGGTTGAGTTGTTGAAGAAACAAGCAAGAAAATCTCAGTTGTTTGttgataaatatgatgagatgcTAAGGTTGaaattgttttctttcttgAATGAGTTTGAGAATGGTGGTGTTCCTGACTATGCTCAGTTGTACTCTTTTTTTGTGGAAAAATTGGGGATTTGTAATCCTAGGAGTTGCAGAGTTGAGATTGAGTTTTTGGAGGAGCAGATTGTGAACCATGAAGGAGATATTGAGCCCACATCCTCAGTTCTCAACGGGTTTGTGGCGTTGATGCGATACTGCAGGTTTTTGCTATTTGGCTTTGAAGAGGATGATATGGGGTTGAGATTGGGTAAGCATAAGAAGCCGAAGAGAGGGCTGATTAGTCAAGAGATTGCAGAGACATTCATTTCTGTACCAAAGGACTTCTGTTGTCCGATATCGTTGGATTTGATGAGGGATCCAGTTATTGTGGCAACAGGGCAGACATATGATCGAGCTTCTATATCGAGGTGGATGGAGGAGGGTCACTGTACTTGCCCAAAGACAGGGCAGTTGCTTGATCATACCCGGCTTGTGCCAAACAGGGCTCTTAGGAATTTGATTATGCATTGGTGTGCTGCTCGCAAAATTCCCTATGACCCTCTGGAGAGTGGGGATCCATGTGTTGAATGTTTTCCATCAGCTTCACCTAGCAGGGCTGCACTAGAAGCTAATAAAGCCACAGCAGCTCTTCTGATTAAGCAGCTAGAGAGTGGGACGCAGATTGCAAAAACTATTGCTGCTCAGGAGATAAGACTTTTAGCTAAAACTGGTAAGGAGAATCGTGCATACATAGCTGAGGCTGGTGCAATCCCACATTTGAAGAATTTGCTTTCATCTCCAGATGCTGTGGCACAAGAAAATTCCGTCACTGCAATGCTTAACTTATCGATTTTTGATAAGAATAAAGGCCGAATTATTGATGAAGTAGGGTGTCTGGCTTTGATAGTTGGAGTTTTGAGATTTGGGCACACCACAGAGGCACGGGAAAATGCTGCAGCAACATTATTCAGTCTGTCAGCTGTTCATGACTATAAGAGGCAAATAGCAAAAGAAGATGGGGCAGTCGAGGCCTTAGCGGGTCTGTTGCGAGAAGGTTCTCCCAGAGGGAAGAAAGATGCAGTAACTGCTCTATTTAATTTATCCACCCACACAGATAATTGTGCGAGGATGATAGAGTCTGGAGCTGTTACTGCTCTAGTTGGAGCTTTGGGAAGTGAAGGTGTTGCTGAAGAAGCTGCTGGTGCATTGGCGCTGATTGTTAGGCAGCAAGTTGGTGCTACAGCTGTTGGCAATGAGGAAATGGCAGTAGCAGGGCTCATTGCAATGATGCGATGTGGGACACCAAGAGGGAAGGAGAATGCTGTTGCTGCATTACTTGAATTATGCCGCGGTGGTGGAGCAGCTGCTACTGAGAGGGTCTTGAAGGCGCCGTCATTAGCAAGTTTACTTCAGACGTTGCTCTTTACAGGAACAAAGCGCGCAAGGAGGAAAGCAGCATCGCTTGCTAGAGTATTCCAACGGTGTGAGCATGCAGCAGTTCATTATAGTGGGTTTGGTGTAGGATATGCATTTGCTGGAAACTCAGCTGCTGCTAGGGATTCAACTTTTCCTGGTGATGTCTCAGTGTCCATGTCCATTTCAGTTCCAGTATTATAG